TGGCTTCCGCACCGTCGTCGGCGGGCCGGGCCGAGTTGAGCACGTCCGCCCTGTCCCTGGCGGTCCCGGCGGCCTCGGTGGTCCTGGTGACGGTCGGGGTGGCGGGGATACAGGCGTGGTGGTCGGGGCGCCGGGGATCGGTGGGGGAGCTGAGGGCGGGGGACGCGAGATGAACCGCCGGAGACACCCGCCCCGCCTCACCCCGGCCCACGACCCGAGGAGCCCCCAGTGACCACCAACCCCACCCTCGCGGACCTGACCACCCGCGCCACCACGGCCCGCAACGCCCCCACCTACGGCCACGACGCCCTCATCACCTGCGACCGTCTGGTCCGCATCTTCACCACGGACGGCATAGAGGTGCAGGCCCTCCAGGGCCTCGACCTCCTCGTCCGCGACGGCGAACTCATGGCCCTGGTGGGCGCGTCCGGCAGCGGCAAGTCCACCCTCATGAACATCCTCGCCGGCCTCGACACCCCCACCGCCGGCGCCGCCCGCGTGGCCGACCACGACCTCCTGGCGATGACCCCGAAGGACCGTCTCGCCTACCGCCGCAGGACCGTCGGCTTCGTCTGGCAGCAGACGGCCCGCAACCTTCTCCCCTACCTGACCGCCGCCCAGAACATCACCCTCCCGATGCAACTGGCCACCAGGACCACCCGCAAAGCCCGCAAGGCAGAGACCGAACGTGCCCTGGAACTCCTGGAGTTGCTGGACATCGCCGACTGCCGGGACCGCCACCCGAACCAGATGTCCGGCGGTCAGCAGCAACGCGTGGCGATAGCCGTGGCCCTCGCCAACTCCCCCGCCGTCCTGCTCGCCGACGAACCCACCGGCGAACTCGACTCGCACACCGCGGAACAGATCTTCGCCGCGTTCCGCACCGCCAACGAACACCTCGGCACCACGATCGTCATCGTCACGCACGACCAGGCCGTGGCGAGCGAGGTCCGCCGCACGGTGGCCATCCGCGACGGCCGCACCTCCACGGAGGTCCTGCGCCGCAGCGAGGTGGACGCGACCACGGGCCACGAGACGGTCGTGGCACGCGAGTACGCCATGCTGGACCGGGCCGGCCGCCTCCAGCTCCCCGCCGAGTACACGGAGACCCTGGGCATGCGCGACCGAGTGGCCCTGGAACTGGAACCGGACCACATCGGCGTATGGCCGGACGACAGCGACCACGCCTGAGCGTGGGTTCTACGACGCTCAGCGCACGCTGACGTCCAGCGCCCCGAGTCCCGCCCGCCGTACGGCGATGGACCCGTAGGGCGTACGCAGCCGCAGCCACGCACCGGAGGAGAGCAGCGCCAACTCCCCGGCGGCGCGCAGGAACCCGAGGGACTGCGCCGCGTGCACGGCCCGCACCGGAAGATGCGTGTCCCCGACGGTCCGGGACCAGATCTCCCGCCCGATCCGGTCGAGTTCGGCGCGCGTACGCCGCTCCTCCGCCAACTCCCCCGTACGGGACCGGAATTCGGCGACGCCCGCGCCGACCATCGCCCGCAGCGCCTCGGACGCGGGCAGCCCCGGCACCGGCCGCCACCCGCCCCGGGGCGGCAGCACCCCGGCCCACGGCGGCCCGGTGACCGCCCCCGGCACGAGGGCCGTCGCGCCCGTCTCATCGACGGACTCGAGCAGCTCCCCGGCGGACACGGTCACATCGAGCGTGACGTCCAGCCCGTTCTCGTACGGCTTCGCCAGCCGCACCGCGCGGATCGCCAGTACGTCGAAAGACGGCGGCCGCCCGAAGACGGCGAGCGCGGTGCCGGCCGCCTGCAGACGCACCGCGGCTCCACGGTCGTAGTGGAGCAGCCTGGAGAGGAAGGCCGCGAGATCCGCCGCCTCCCCCTCGTCGGCGAGGTGGAGCACCGTCATGCGGCGACGGCCTCTTCCTCGTCGTCGTCCCGGTACTCCTCCAGGAACTCCCGCTCCTCGGAGGTGATCCGACGCGGCCGCTGCGTCTCGAAGTCGAACGGCACGATGACCGTCGAGGCGCGTACGTAGATCTCGGCGCCGTCCTTCACCTCGTAGGAGATGGTGAAGGACGCCGCCCTGATCTCCGTGACCCACAGCTCGATGTCCACGGGCGTGTGCCGGTGGACGAGCTGCCGCTTGTAGTCGATCTCATGGCGCGCCACCACGGACCCCTGCTTGAAGTCCTTCTCCGGGCGGAACAGGAAGTCGATACGGGCTTCCTCCAGGTAGCGGAGGAAGACCACGTTGTTGACGTGGCCGTACGCGTCCATGTCCGCCCAGCGCAGCGGGCAGTGGTAGATGTGCCGCAAGATCGATCAGCCCCGGGTCAGCTTCTTGTAGGTGGCGCGGTGCGGACGCGCGGCTTCGGCGCCCAGCCGCTCGATCTTGTTCTTCTCGTACGACTCGAAGTTGCCCTCGAACCAGTACCACTTGGACTCACCCTCGTACGCGAGGATGTGGGTCGCGACCCGGTCCAGGAACCAGCGGTCGTGGGAGATGACCACGGCCGCGCCCGGGAACTCCAGCAGAGCGTTCTCGAGCGAGGACAGGGTCTCGACGTCGAGGTCGTTGGTGGGCTCGTCGAGGAGCAGCAGGTTGCCGCCCTCCTTGAGCGTGAGCGCCAGGTTCAGACGGTTGCGCTCACCACCGGACAGGACGCCGGCCGGCTTCTGCTGGTCCGGACCCTTGAAGCCGAAGGCGGAGACGTAGGCCCGCGACGGCATCTCGACCTGGCCCACGTTGATGTAGTCCAGCTCGTCCGACACCACGGCCCACAGGGTCTTCTTGGGGTCGATGTTGGCGCGGCTCTGGTCGACATAGCTGATCTTGACCGTGTCACCGATCTTGACCGTGCCCGAGTCCGCGGGCTCGAGGCCCTGGATCATCTTGAACAGCGTGGTCTTGCCCGCGCCGTTCGGGCCGATGATGCCGACGATGCCGTTGCGCGGCAGCGTGAACGAGAGGTCGTCGACCAGGACCTTGTCACCGAACGCCTTCGAGAGGTTGTTGACCTCGACGACGATGGAGCCCAGCCGCGGGCCCGGCGGGATCTGGATCTCCTCGAAGTCCAGCTTCCGCATCTTCTCGGCCTCGGCCGCCATCTCCTCGTAACGGGCGAGGCGGGCCTTGGACTTGGTCTGGCGGCCCTTGGCGTTGGAGCGGACCCACTCCAGCTCTTCCTTGAGGCGCTTGGCGCGCTTCTCGTCCTTGCGGCCCTCGACCTTGAGGCGCGTGGCCTTCTTCTCCAGGTACGTGGAGTAGTTGCCCTCGTAGGGGATCGCGCGGCCGCGGTCGAGCTCGAGGATCCACTCGGCGACGTTGTTCAGGAAGTACCGGTCGTGAGTGACGGCGACGACAGCGCCCGAGTACTTCGAGAGGTGCTGCTCCAGCCAGTTCACCGACTCGGCGTCGAGGTGGTTGGTGGGCTCGTCGAGCAGGAGCAGGTCCGGGGCCTCGATCAGCAGCTTGCAGAGCGCGACACGGCGCTTCTCGCCACCGGAGAGGTTGGTGACGGGCCAGTCGCCGGGCGGGCAGCCCAGCGCTTCCATGGCCTGCTCCAGCTGTGCGTCCAGGTCCCAGGCGTTGGCGTGGTCCAGGTCCTCCTGGAGCTTGCCCATCTCGTCCATGAGCGCGTCCGAGTAGTCGGTCGCCATGAGCTCGGCGACTTCGTTGAAGCGCGTGAGCTTGCCCATGATCTCGGCGGCGCCGTCCTGGACGTTCTCCAGGACCGTCTTGGACTCGTCGAGCTTCGGCTCCTGCATGAGGATGCCGACGCTGAAGCCGGGCGACAGGAACGCGTCACCGTTGGAAGGCTGCTCCAGCCCCGCCATGATCTTCAGAACGGTGGACTTACCGGCACCGTTCGGCCCGACCACACCGATCTTCGCGCCGGGCAGGAAGCTCAGCGTCACGTCGTCAAGGATGACCTTGTCGCCGTGCGCTTTGCGCGTCTTGCGCATGGTGTAGATGTACTCAGCCAAGAGAAACCGTCCGGCAGCTTGAAATCTGGCAGTGGGCAGATACACCCCATCTTGCCTGACGTCCACCCTCGGGTGGTAACCCGTTTGGCCGGGGGCCTGTGACCTGGGCGTTCGTAGTCGACGGCGGTAGCTCGACCGTCACTGTCGGTTGCCGTCGAGTGACCTCGGGGAGCGCCGGACGACCCGGGGACGACCCCGTCGCGATCGCCACGACTCTGCCGTCGCCCATCGGGCCACCCCAGCACCCCGGCTCAGTCCCCCGTCGGCGTCTTCCTCTGGCGGACCAGCACCAGCGCCGCCCCGCCGATCACCACCAGAGCGATGGCCACCCCCGCGATCACCGGCGTCGCGCTGGAGCTGCCCGTCTCGGCCAGGTTCGTGCCGGCCGCACCGCCCACCGTCGCCGGGCTCGGCTCGCTGAGGGTCTGGACCGCGTCCCCGGTCTCGGCGCCCTGCGTCTGGCAGTCGAGGACGCCGGTGAAGCGCTTGTCGAGGCCGCCGGAACCGGTGATGGTGAAGTCGTACGCCTGGTCCTCCTGGAGCGGGATCGTCACCGTCTGCGACTCGCCCGCCGGGATGCTGTGCTCGACGCCCAGCAGCGCGAAGGTGAAGGCCGCGTCGCCCTCGTTGGTCGCGGTGATGTCCACGCCGCCCGCCACGCAGTTCTTCACCGCCGACAGCGCGGTTATCGCGCCCTGCTCCGCCCACGTCGCGCTCGCCGTCGCCGAGACCGTCGACTCGCTGGAGCCGGCCAGGATCTGCGTCTGGCTCCGGCTCTCGGAGGCGAAGGCACGTCCCACCGGCACGGTGGTGGAGGCCTGCACGGTCAGCTCGGCCGAGCCGGCCGGAGCGTCCTCGGGCACGTCGAAGAACAGCTCGGCGCCCCTCTTCGCCGACGTCAGCGGCTTGCCGTCCTTGCCCACGATCCGCACGCCGCTCGTCTGGGCGTCCGCCGGCGGCGTCACCGTCACGCTGTCCGCGTCGGTACGAACCGTCACCGGACCGAGCAGCCCGCCGGGGCGGCCGGAGACCGCGGCGGGGTCGAGCGTCAGCGACGCCTTGGGCTCCGCCAGATCGCGGGCGCTCTTGTGGAGGTAGTCCGCGAGCTTCTCTGCCTGCGGGTCGACGGCGTCGACGTCCGCGTCGTCCGAGTAACGCCAGATGGCGACCTGGGTACCGGCCGCCGCGTCCTGCTCGGTGAGGCCGCCGCCGACACCCGCCTTGGCGGCGAGCGCCGCGAGGTCGTTCACCTGCGGGTAGGAGTTCTGCAGGATCCAGCGGATCCGGCCCGCCTCCTTGTTGACCCCGAGCGAGGTCCCGCTCCAGGGCGTCTCGTGGTACTTGGCGTCCTGCTGCGTGGGGTTGTGGAGGTCGACGCAGTACGTCTGCAGGGTGCCGCCGCCGTCGACGGACATCTCGAACAGGCCCGCCGACACCTCCAGGTCCCCGGAGTCGTCGTGTATGACGGCCGCGCCGTACGTCTTCAGGCCGCCCATGGTGGCGGTCGCCCCACCCTGGCTCTGCGCCGTCGCGTCAGCGGCGGCGGCCGTGCCGGCACCGGCCGTCAGCACGCCGGCCGCGACAAGCCCGGACACCAGCGTCGCGGCGGCGCCGCGGACCGCCCTTCGCCTGCACGCGGACAACAACGCAGAAAACACAGAATTCCCCTTCAAGCAGGACCCGTTGACGTGGGGGGAACGGTCCCACCAGCAGAATCAGCAGCCCCGAGAGCTATGCCCGGCATCCTAGGTACGTGCTCGCACCACGGTTCCCGGTGATGCACTCGGGCGGCCGATCCGACTCGGAATCGTTATCGCCAAGATCGCCTGCGAGCAGGGCTTATCGACAAATCCACCGGATGGTTCGGTGCGCATTCGCCGATAAGCCGCAGTTCGGTCACTGACGTCAGGTCACCGCGGCGACGTCCGGCTCGCGTTGGGCCTCGCTGTCCTCGACGGGCGTCTCCCAGTTCGGCTCGGGCCGGGACGGCACCCCGGCCGTCTCCGGTTTCGGCTCGCGCCGGAACATGGACGTGCCCCGCGCCATGTCGTGCCCGATCGCCACGGCGTCGATGTCCGCCGAGGTCCAGTTCTTCCCGTCGTGCACATCCGTACGGATCTTCAGCCGGCCGTGCACGATGACGGGCTCCCCCACCGACAGACAGGCCGCCACGTTCGCGGCGAGCTGCCGATTGGCCCACACCGTGAAGAAGTTGGTGTGCCCGTCCTTCCACTCGTTCTTCTCACGGTCCAGATAGCGTGCGGTCACCGCCATCCGGAACCGTGCCGACGAACCGTTCTCCGTCTCCCGGAACACCGGCTGCGTCGCCACGTTCCCCACCACACCGACGATCGTCTCGTTCATCTCGAACCCCTCCCGGATACGCCGAACGGGCCCGTCCCGTACGGCTGCGTCTGCTGCGCCGACCGCGTCCGTCGCGATCGCCGTGCAGCCAGACTGCCTCCGCCGGCACGAGCCCGCCGAGCGCTGTGGACCACCGGCCCACCTGTGGAGAACTCCGCCACCCGAACGAGCGACGCCCCCTCGAAAAGGCCCTCGAAAGGGCCCTCCCGAAGGCCCCCGAGGGGCACGTCACCGCACCCCGGCCTCCACCCCCAACACCCTCCCGTACTGCTCCCGAACCTCCCGGTACCGCAACAGCTCCGCCGCCACCGGATCCAGCACCCGGGCCCGCCCGCACCCGGCCGCCGCCTCCCTGAGCCGCCGCTCCGCCTCCATCCCGTACCGCCGTGCGGGCCCCCGCGCCGCCATCCGGCAGCTCCACTCCACGAGCGGCCCACCGATGATCCCGACCACCATCAGCAGCACCGGCACACCCAGGTTCGGCGCCATGAACCCGGCGATCTGACCCGCCAGCCACAGCCCGCCGACGACTTGAAGAAGTGTCATGCACGCCTGCGCGAACACGGCCGCCGGCCACCAGCCCGGCCGCGGCGGCCGCCCCGGCGGCAGCCCCGCGCGCGCGGCCAGCTCGTCCAGCGCCTCGGGCAGCCCCTGCGAGCCCCGTGCGGCTGCCTCCCGCACCGCCTGCGCCCACGGCGGCGCGAGCCCGGCCGAGGCCCGGTCGGCCACCGTCCGCACCGCCTGCTCGACACGCTGCCGGGCGGTGACCTCCTCGTCGGCCGGAGCACGCGACGGGAGCCGCCCGGTGGGCGGTTCGAGCCGGTCCTGGTGCCACCGCCACAGCCGTAGCCACGGCGTCCCGCACGCGCGGTTGGCGTTGCGCAGCCACGCCCGCTCGGCCGCCTCGCCGGCCGCCGTCGCACCGACCGCGTCAGCGAGCTGCAGGGCGAACTCGTCCCGCGCCTCCTCGCTCAGCCCGGTCCGCCGCCCGGTGGCGTACACGGACCGCAGCCGCCACGCGGCGGCGTCCACGTCGGCCGAGATCCGGCGCCCCGGAGCCCCTCGCTCGGTCACGAACTGGCCGAGCGTCTCGCGCAGTTCGCCCACGCCGTCGCCGGTGAGCGCGGACAGCGCGAGCACGGTCGCGCCCGGTTCGCCGTACTCGCCGAGCGCGATCCCGTCCTCGTCGAGCAGCCGCCGCAGGTCGTCGAGGACCTGCTCGGTGGCCTCCCCGGGCAGCCGGTCGATCTGGTTGAGGACGACGAACATGACCTCCGCGTGTCCCGCCATGGGCCGCAGATACCGCTCGTGCAGCACGGCGTCGGCGTACTTCTCGGGGTCGACGACCCAGATGACCGCGTCGACGAGGTCGAGGACGCGGTCCACGTGCTCGCGGTGCTGTACGGCCGCGGAGTCGTGGTCGGGCAGGTCCACCAGGACGAGCCCGCGCAACTGCGCCTCCATCTCGGCGTTCTGCACCGGGCGGCGCCTGAGCCGGGGCGGGATGCCGAGCCGCTCGATGAGGCTCGCCGCGCCATCGCTCCAACTGCAGGCGATGGGCGCTGCGGTGGTCGGACGCCGTACGCCCGTCTCCGAGATGGTCACCCCGGCCAGCGCGTTGAACAGCTGCGACTTGCCGCTGCCCGTGGCGCCCGCGATGGCGACGACGGTGTGCTGCCCGGACAGCCTGCGCCGCGCCGCGGCCTCGTCGAGCACCCGGCCCGCCTCGGCGAGCGTCCGGCTGTCGAGCCGGGTCCGGGAGAGCCCCACCAGTTCGCGCAGCGCGTCGAGCCGCGACCTGAGCGGTCCGTCGTACGCGAGCGGCGCGGCGATCTGCGCGCCGGCCCCCCGGGTCTCGACCACGGCGACGGGCTCCGCCGCGGCGGCCTCGTTGACCCGCCGCGCGATCAGCCCGTCGTCCCACGCCTCCGAAGAATCCGAGGAGTCCGTACGGTCCTCCTCGCGCGCGTGCTCCTCGTCCGGCTCCTTGGGCCCGTCCTCCGCAGGCTCCACGGCGTCCCCGGTCTTCACGGCCTCGTCCTGCGTCGGTGTGCCGTCCTGGTCCTCGGAGACGGCGTCCTGCGTGTGATCGGTCTGGTCCTCGTCAGTGACGGCGGTCACCGGTCACCTCTCCTTCTGCAGTACGGACAGCGCGGCGATGAGTTCGGCCTGGGGCTCGGGGTGTACGTCGAGGGCGTCGAGCGGCGCGAGCCGGCGCTCGCGTTCCGTCTGGACCACCCGGTCCACGTGCTCGGTGAGCAGCCGTCCGCCCCGGTCGCGGAGCCTGAGCGCGCCGTGCGCCCCGATCCGCTCGGCGAGCCCCTCGCCCGCGGAGCGCGCCCGGCGGCCTCCCAGCAGCGCGGTGGCGACGAGCGCGGCGATCACCTCGGGGTCGGGCGCGATGCTGCGGTCGAGGTCGCGCACCTCCTCCTCGGCGAACTCCTCGAGCTCGCGCCGCCACCGTCGTACGGCCATCCCGATCCGGTGTTCGGCGCTCTCCGGCGCCGGGTCCCGGCCGGCCAGCTCAGGGGCGCCCGCCGCCGGTTCGCGTCGCCAGGCCTCGTCGACGCGCTCGTCGGCGGCGCCGACGGCACACAGCAGGAGCGCGGCGAGGCTCTCCGTGAGCGCGTCGAGAAGCTCCGCCGCGGAGCAGTCGAGCGGGAACGCGCGCCACCGCTTGAGCGCGTCCCCGGCGAGTACGGCGCCCGCCTGCAGCCGTCCCCGCACGCGCGTGTGCTCGCTGTCGTACGCCCCGTCGACGGCGGCGGTGAGCCGCAGCGCGGCCGCGTACTGGGCGGCGGCGGCGCTGGCCAGCTCGGGCATCCGGGCCTTGAGCGAGTCGAGGACGCCGTGGGCGGTGCGGCCCAGGGTGTGCTGCCGGGCGGCCGGGTCCTGGGCCTGGTGGACGAGCCAGGCCCTGAGCGGTGCGACGGCGGTGGCCGGCAGCAGTCCGCCGCCCCATGCCGACTCGGGGAGCTCGGGCACGGTGAAGCGCGGTACCTCGCCGAGTCCGGCCTTGGTGAGCAGCGCCCCGTACTGGCGGGAGACCTCGGAGACGACCTGGTGCGGCACCCGGTCGAGGACGGTCACGAGGGCGGCGTTGTACTCCTTGGCGGTACGCAGGAGATGCCAGGGGACGGCGTCGGCGTACCGGGCCGCCGTGGTGACCATGACCCAGATGTCGGCCGCGCAGATGAGTTCTGCGGCCAGGGTGCGGTTGTCGGCGACGAGGGAGTCGACGTCGGGTGCGTCGAGGAGGGCGAGGCCGGGCGGGAGGCTGTCGGCGGTCTCGATGCGCAGCACGCGCGCGGGATCCTCGCCGGGCAGCAGGAGTTCGTCGCTCCTGTCCCGGTGCGGCACCCACACGCGCGTGAGGTCGGGCAGCACGCGCATTCCGCTGAACCAGTGATGGTCCTCCGGATGGCACACCAGCACGGGTGTCCGCGTGGTCGGCCGCAGTACGCCCGCCTCGCTGACCCGTCTGCCCACAAGGGAGTTGACGAGGGTCGACTTGCCGGCGCCCGTCGAGCCCCCCACGACGGCCAGCAAGGGCGCTTCGGGTTCCCTCAACCGGGGCACCAGATAGTCGTCGAGCTGGGCGAGCAGTTCGTCGCGGTTGGCACGCGCGCGTGGAGCCCCCGCAAGGGGCAGCGGGAAGCGTGCGGCGGCGACACGGTCGCGCAGGGCGGAGAGTGCGTCGAGCAGCTGAGGCCGTACGTCCAAGGTCACCACATGTGAAGAATGCCCAATTTTAGGTGATTTCTGAAGCATATGACCATGTCTGCGCGCCGATAGAACACAAGGGGACGGAAGGGACGACTGGGACAACGGCACAGTCCAGGCATAACGAGTGCACAACACCCGGGGCGCGAGACGCCAAAAGCGATGCACGATTCGTACCTGCCTGCGATTATCAGGACCGCTTCACCGAACCTCCACATTGAGCCACGGAGGCGAAGCAGCAGGGACATGGATCCGGGAGCCCTATCCTTGTCCCCGGCAACGTCACGGATCAGCCCACACCCGGGCACCAGGTACGAGGCCACCACACCGGCCCCCGTAGCTCAGTGGATAGAGCAGGCGCCTTCTAAGCGCTTGGCCGCAGGTTCGAGTCCTGCCGGGGGCGCCCTTTTCCCAGCTCTCCTCCGGGAGGGCTTTTTTGCTGCCCGGAGCCCGGAAGTTGCCCGAAAATCACCGCGCCCGGGCCCCCGGGCCGCGGAACCCGCGGCCCGCTCGGGTCGAATCCCCGTGCCGCGTGCGGCGTACAGTCGATCTTCTGAGCCATGAGGGACGGAGAGGGGACCGACGTGCGGCTGCGTTGCGCTGTGCTCGACGACTTCCAGCGGGTGGCGACCGGGATCGCCGACTGGTCACCGGTCGCGGACGACATCGAGGTCGTCGGCTTCGACACCCACATCGCGGACGAGGACGCGCTCGCGGAGGCGCTCGCCGGGTTCGACATCGTGGTCACGCTGCGCGAACGGGTGCCCTTCCCCGGGTCCCTGATCACCCGTCTGCCCCGGCTGAAGCTGCTCGTCGCCTCCGGGATGCGCAACAGCGTCATCGACTACGCCGCCGCCGAGGCGCACGGCGTCACCGTGTGCGGTACGGCCAGCTCCTCCACCCCGCCCGTCGAACTCACCTGGGCGCTGCTGCTCGGCCTGGCCCGCGGGATCGTCGAGGAGAGCAACGCCCTGCGCGCGGGCGGCCCCTGGCAGTCCACGGTCGGCGCCGACCTGCACGGCCGCCGGCTCGGCCTCCTCGGACTCGGCAAGATCGGCAGCCGGGTGGCCCGGGTCGGCCTCGCGTTCGGCATGCACGTCAGCGCGTGGAGCCAGAACCTCACCAAGGAGTACGCCGACGAGGTGGGCGTCGAACTCGCTCCCTCCAAGGAGGACCTCCTGCGCGACGGCGACTTCGTCTCCGTCCACCTGGCCCTGAGCGACCGCACCCGCGGACTGCTCGGCCCCGCCGAACTCGCCCTCCTCAAGCCGACGGCGTACCTCGTCAACACCTCCCGCGCGGCGATCGTCGACCAGGACGCCCTCCTCGCCGCGCTCCACGCGGGCCGTGTCGCCGGAGCCGGCGTCGACGTCTTCGACCTCGAGCCGCTGCCCGCCGACCACCCGATGCGCACGGCCCCGCGGCTGCTCGCCACACCCCATCTGGGCT
Above is a window of Streptomyces sp. NBC_00490 DNA encoding:
- a CDS encoding ABC transporter ATP-binding protein, which translates into the protein MTTNPTLADLTTRATTARNAPTYGHDALITCDRLVRIFTTDGIEVQALQGLDLLVRDGELMALVGASGSGKSTLMNILAGLDTPTAGAARVADHDLLAMTPKDRLAYRRRTVGFVWQQTARNLLPYLTAAQNITLPMQLATRTTRKARKAETERALELLELLDIADCRDRHPNQMSGGQQQRVAIAVALANSPAVLLADEPTGELDSHTAEQIFAAFRTANEHLGTTIVIVTHDQAVASEVRRTVAIRDGRTSTEVLRRSEVDATTGHETVVAREYAMLDRAGRLQLPAEYTETLGMRDRVALELEPDHIGVWPDDSDHA
- a CDS encoding acyl-CoA thioesterase — its product is MRHIYHCPLRWADMDAYGHVNNVVFLRYLEEARIDFLFRPEKDFKQGSVVARHEIDYKRQLVHRHTPVDIELWVTEIRAASFTISYEVKDGAEIYVRASTVIVPFDFETQRPRRITSEEREFLEEYRDDDEEEAVAA
- the ettA gene encoding energy-dependent translational throttle protein EttA — translated: MAEYIYTMRKTRKAHGDKVILDDVTLSFLPGAKIGVVGPNGAGKSTVLKIMAGLEQPSNGDAFLSPGFSVGILMQEPKLDESKTVLENVQDGAAEIMGKLTRFNEVAELMATDYSDALMDEMGKLQEDLDHANAWDLDAQLEQAMEALGCPPGDWPVTNLSGGEKRRVALCKLLIEAPDLLLLDEPTNHLDAESVNWLEQHLSKYSGAVVAVTHDRYFLNNVAEWILELDRGRAIPYEGNYSTYLEKKATRLKVEGRKDEKRAKRLKEELEWVRSNAKGRQTKSKARLARYEEMAAEAEKMRKLDFEEIQIPPGPRLGSIVVEVNNLSKAFGDKVLVDDLSFTLPRNGIVGIIGPNGAGKTTLFKMIQGLEPADSGTVKIGDTVKISYVDQSRANIDPKKTLWAVVSDELDYINVGQVEMPSRAYVSAFGFKGPDQQKPAGVLSGGERNRLNLALTLKEGGNLLLLDEPTNDLDVETLSSLENALLEFPGAAVVISHDRWFLDRVATHILAYEGESKWYWFEGNFESYEKNKIERLGAEAARPHRATYKKLTRG
- a CDS encoding Cys-Gln thioester bond-forming surface protein, producing the protein MFSALLSACRRRAVRGAAATLVSGLVAAGVLTAGAGTAAAADATAQSQGGATATMGGLKTYGAAVIHDDSGDLEVSAGLFEMSVDGGGTLQTYCVDLHNPTQQDAKYHETPWSGTSLGVNKEAGRIRWILQNSYPQVNDLAALAAKAGVGGGLTEQDAAAGTQVAIWRYSDDADVDAVDPQAEKLADYLHKSARDLAEPKASLTLDPAAVSGRPGGLLGPVTVRTDADSVTVTPPADAQTSGVRIVGKDGKPLTSAKRGAELFFDVPEDAPAGSAELTVQASTTVPVGRAFASESRSQTQILAGSSESTVSATASATWAEQGAITALSAVKNCVAGGVDITATNEGDAAFTFALLGVEHSIPAGESQTVTIPLQEDQAYDFTITGSGGLDKRFTGVLDCQTQGAETGDAVQTLSEPSPATVGGAAGTNLAETGSSSATPVIAGVAIALVVIGGAALVLVRQRKTPTGD
- a CDS encoding single-stranded DNA-binding protein, with amino-acid sequence MNETIVGVVGNVATQPVFRETENGSSARFRMAVTARYLDREKNEWKDGHTNFFTVWANRQLAANVAACLSVGEPVIVHGRLKIRTDVHDGKNWTSADIDAVAIGHDMARGTSMFRREPKPETAGVPSRPEPNWETPVEDSEAQREPDVAAVT
- a CDS encoding YfjP family GTPase gives rise to the protein MTAVTDEDQTDHTQDAVSEDQDGTPTQDEAVKTGDAVEPAEDGPKEPDEEHAREEDRTDSSDSSEAWDDGLIARRVNEAAAAEPVAVVETRGAGAQIAAPLAYDGPLRSRLDALRELVGLSRTRLDSRTLAEAGRVLDEAAARRRLSGQHTVVAIAGATGSGKSQLFNALAGVTISETGVRRPTTAAPIACSWSDGAASLIERLGIPPRLRRRPVQNAEMEAQLRGLVLVDLPDHDSAAVQHREHVDRVLDLVDAVIWVVDPEKYADAVLHERYLRPMAGHAEVMFVVLNQIDRLPGEATEQVLDDLRRLLDEDGIALGEYGEPGATVLALSALTGDGVGELRETLGQFVTERGAPGRRISADVDAAAWRLRSVYATGRRTGLSEEARDEFALQLADAVGATAAGEAAERAWLRNANRACGTPWLRLWRWHQDRLEPPTGRLPSRAPADEEVTARQRVEQAVRTVADRASAGLAPPWAQAVREAAARGSQGLPEALDELAARAGLPPGRPPRPGWWPAAVFAQACMTLLQVVGGLWLAGQIAGFMAPNLGVPVLLMVVGIIGGPLVEWSCRMAARGPARRYGMEAERRLREAAAGCGRARVLDPVAAELLRYREVREQYGRVLGVEAGVR
- a CDS encoding dynamin family protein codes for the protein MVTLDVRPQLLDALSALRDRVAAARFPLPLAGAPRARANRDELLAQLDDYLVPRLREPEAPLLAVVGGSTGAGKSTLVNSLVGRRVSEAGVLRPTTRTPVLVCHPEDHHWFSGMRVLPDLTRVWVPHRDRSDELLLPGEDPARVLRIETADSLPPGLALLDAPDVDSLVADNRTLAAELICAADIWVMVTTAARYADAVPWHLLRTAKEYNAALVTVLDRVPHQVVSEVSRQYGALLTKAGLGEVPRFTVPELPESAWGGGLLPATAVAPLRAWLVHQAQDPAARQHTLGRTAHGVLDSLKARMPELASAAAAQYAAALRLTAAVDGAYDSEHTRVRGRLQAGAVLAGDALKRWRAFPLDCSAAELLDALTESLAALLLCAVGAADERVDEAWRREPAAGAPELAGRDPAPESAEHRIGMAVRRWRRELEEFAEEEVRDLDRSIAPDPEVIAALVATALLGGRRARSAGEGLAERIGAHGALRLRDRGGRLLTEHVDRVVQTERERRLAPLDALDVHPEPQAELIAALSVLQKER
- a CDS encoding D-2-hydroxyacid dehydrogenase family protein codes for the protein MRLRCAVLDDFQRVATGIADWSPVADDIEVVGFDTHIADEDALAEALAGFDIVVTLRERVPFPGSLITRLPRLKLLVASGMRNSVIDYAAAEAHGVTVCGTASSSTPPVELTWALLLGLARGIVEESNALRAGGPWQSTVGADLHGRRLGLLGLGKIGSRVARVGLAFGMHVSAWSQNLTKEYADEVGVELAPSKEDLLRDGDFVSVHLALSDRTRGLLGPAELALLKPTAYLVNTSRAAIVDQDALLAALHAGRVAGAGVDVFDLEPLPADHPMRTAPRLLATPHLGYVSQANYRTYYGQAVENIQAYLAGSPVRLLP